In Dissulfuribacter thermophilus, the sequence GAAAATGGGGTTGACAATACCGCTGGAAACGATCTCCTCTTATTTGGCCGTGACAGGCTCTCCTATGCCACCGGGGATATCAAGATTAATGGATACGTGCTTGGCCAGCCTACAGATGACGGCATATCAGACGTTTATGCAGACAAGAGTGCTGCTGCATGGGCTAACGCCATTAACCTCATAAAGGATCAAACAGGGGTTGAGGCAGACATCATAAAGGCCAATCAGACAGGGGCAGGTGTTGTCACTGCTGGAACACTACAGCAGGGCGATCTCAAGATTAATGGCATTGATGTAATTCGTGATAATACAGGCGGCAGTGGAATGCAAATCCTTGATGGAGATGCAGACCATACTCTTATAAACGCCATCAATGAATACACTGATCAAACAGGCGTTATCGCAAGTATTGATGCTGAGGGAAGACTTGTATTGACTGCAAAGGACGGCCGTAACATCCATGTCCAGACTACAGCCAATGGAAATAAATATGTGAAGTTCGCAGCAGATTTTGGCTCCAATGGTGTAGCCCAGGATTCAGTGTATTTCGGAAATGTGAGATTGGTGTCTGATAGTCAATTCACTGTAGAAGGGGCTGGAAGCAGTGGTTCTAGTAAAGAACTCAGCCTTCTCAAGGTGGGTCTTGCAGGTGGAAACGCAGTAACTGAGGCCACAAGCGATGTAAAGGGTGATGGTGTAATCTTGGCAGGTCTCAACTATGACACTGCTATTGCACATGTTGACGTAACCACCCAAGAAGGGGCTGAGATGGCAATCCGTATTGCTGATTATGCCCTAAAGAGGCTGAATGAGATTAGAGGCAATCTCGGTTCGGTCCAGAACCAATTGAATAGTACCATAGCGAACTTATCGGTTACAAAGATCAATGTGCAGGCAACAGAGAGTACCATCCGTGATGTGGACTTTGCAGAGGAAAGTTCGAACTTCTCCAAGATGCAGGTCCTGTTGCAGGCAGGAACCTTCGCTATGGCTCAGGCCAATGCAATGAGTCAGAACGTACTCAAACTCTTACAGTAATATGAAAAGGCATGCAGGGGGGATATTCCCCCCTGCTTTAATCAGAGGGAAAAATCTTCCTAAATAATAGATTGATAGGGATTTTTTCTTATTATATTAAGATGTTGGGGGTGGTCCCTTTAAGGTATTTTTTTTGCATAGTTGCTAGTAGGAGATAATTCTCATGGCAGGCACAATATCGATATTGGGAATGGGATCTGGTTTACAATTACAGGATATCCTGGACCAACTCAAGGCTGCTGACAGAGCTCCTATTACGCGACTTAAAGCCAAACAACTTCAGGCCAAGGATAGGGTGGCCGAACTGGATACCCTTAAGAAGTTACTTTTAGACCTTAAGGATAAGGCTCTTACGTTAGGGCTCAGTTCTACTTACCTTGGTAGGAGCGTCAGTCTAAGTGACAGTTCTCCTGTATCGGTATCAGTATCATCAGGGGCTTCGACAGGAAGTTACAATATTGAAGTTATACGGCTTGCGCAATACAGTGCTTGGCGTTCTACCAGCGGTTTTGCCTCTGAAGATAGCGTCATCAATGGGACAGGTTCCACAGAGACCTTTACATATGAGGTAAATGGCAAATCAACAAGCCTAAGTGTTGCGAGTGGAACCACACTGCAACAACTTGCAGCGTTGATAAATGATGATCCCAATAATCCAGGGGTGACTGCATCGGTAGTCAAGGATGGGACTGGTGCTACACCATACAAGCTCCTTATTCAGTCAAATACTCTAGGAGAATCTGGAAGAATAAGCATCACCAAGCAGCTTACTGATATCACTCTGGCAGAGGAAACAGGGACAGGGGGGTCCTCCCTTGATGCTGAAATAAAAATTGACGGCGTGAGCTACACAAAGGGTTCCAATGAAATAACTGACATTCTTACAGGGGTTACCTTCACGCTTCAGGCAACTGGTCAGACAACATTATCCATCACCACCGACACTTCAGGAATAGCCGCACTCGTCAAGGATTTCGTAACAGGATTGAACGAGTATTTTCAGGAAGTGAACACGAATAGTTCCTACGATACTGACACAGGGGTTGGTGGCTCTCTTTACGGTGTCACATCTATACAGCTATTTAAGTCCCAAGTGATTGAAAGTGTTTCGGATAAGGTGGACGTGTCAGGGGCGATAACCTCCATTTTTGACCTTGGTTTTGAGTTTGCGAGAGACGGTACTATTTCAATTAATGAAGACACACTTAACCAGGCCCTGAGCGAACACTTCAATGATGTTAAATCATTTTTCTTGGGA encodes:
- a CDS encoding flagellin, whose amino-acid sequence is RESITISGTDPGSVAHLIAGTTTGTQTTEIKIQGSATDSDKTADNYLRKIGFLGTHYGSTEENGVDNTAGNDLLLFGRDRLSYATGDIKINGYVLGQPTDDGISDVYADKSAAAWANAINLIKDQTGVEADIIKANQTGAGVVTAGTLQQGDLKINGIDVIRDNTGGSGMQILDGDADHTLINAINEYTDQTGVIASIDAEGRLVLTAKDGRNIHVQTTANGNKYVKFAADFGSNGVAQDSVYFGNVRLVSDSQFTVEGAGSSGSSKELSLLKVGLAGGNAVTEATSDVKGDGVILAGLNYDTAIAHVDVTTQEGAEMAIRIADYALKRLNEIRGNLGSVQNQLNSTIANLSVTKINVQATESTIRDVDFAEESSNFSKMQVLLQAGTFAMAQANAMSQNVLKLLQ
- the fliD gene encoding flagellar filament capping protein FliD, producing the protein MAGTISILGMGSGLQLQDILDQLKAADRAPITRLKAKQLQAKDRVAELDTLKKLLLDLKDKALTLGLSSTYLGRSVSLSDSSPVSVSVSSGASTGSYNIEVIRLAQYSAWRSTSGFASEDSVINGTGSTETFTYEVNGKSTSLSVASGTTLQQLAALINDDPNNPGVTASVVKDGTGATPYKLLIQSNTLGESGRISITKQLTDITLAEETGTGGSSLDAEIKIDGVSYTKGSNEITDILTGVTFTLQATGQTTLSITTDTSGIAALVKDFVTGLNEYFQEVNTNSSYDTDTGVGGSLYGVTSIQLFKSQVIESVSDKVDVSGAITSIFDLGFEFARDGTISINEDTLNQALSEHFNDVKSFFLGDTDNNITGWADRVNTILRTATKANTGLIDAEKSAANSQINNLDEQITSAEARLEKKYEILARQFLELDRYMNNMQSISSYLSQQFEAFNNALKNK